In a single window of the Terrirubrum flagellatum genome:
- a CDS encoding DUF2798 domain-containing protein, producing the protein MTSSFNAPARRKLPARAGAFIMPLVLSVLMTFVVSAIATLRSLGPTPEFPATWMQAWGLSWLVAFPTLLLVLPLVRRIVALLVEQPGR; encoded by the coding sequence ATGACATCTTCGTTCAACGCGCCCGCGCGCCGGAAACTGCCTGCGCGCGCCGGCGCTTTCATCATGCCATTGGTGCTATCGGTGCTGATGACCTTCGTGGTCTCGGCGATCGCGACCTTGCGCAGCCTCGGACCGACGCCGGAATTTCCGGCGACCTGGATGCAGGCCTGGGGCCTCTCCTGGCTCGTCGCGTTCCCGACATTGCTCCTGGTGCTGCCGCTCGTGCGCCGCATCGTAGCGCTGCTGGTGGAGCAGCCTGGTCGTTGA
- a CDS encoding DUF1330 domain-containing protein yields the protein MTSFIDPTKETFAAFRALAQDHPIHMLNLVRLRERACYPDGREATGSQAYAAYGRESAPVFQRLGGRIVWRGEFQHMLIGPSDESWHHCFIAEYPSAAAFISMIRDPVYREAVKHRQAAVATSRLVRMEPMETGEGFG from the coding sequence ATGACATCCTTCATCGATCCGACGAAAGAAACCTTCGCCGCGTTCCGCGCGCTCGCGCAGGATCATCCCATCCACATGCTCAATCTCGTGCGCTTGCGCGAGCGCGCCTGCTATCCTGACGGGCGCGAGGCGACAGGCTCGCAAGCCTACGCCGCCTATGGCCGGGAAAGCGCGCCCGTATTCCAGCGGCTCGGCGGGCGCATCGTCTGGCGGGGCGAATTCCAGCACATGCTGATCGGGCCATCAGATGAAAGCTGGCATCACTGCTTCATCGCGGAATATCCTTCCGCCGCAGCCTTTATCTCGATGATCCGCGATCCGGTTTACCGCGAGGCGGTGAAACATCGGCAGGCGGCGGTCGCGACGTCGCGGCTCGTGCGGATGGAGCCGATGGAGACGGGCGAGGGGTTTGGGTGA
- a CDS encoding SH3 domain-containing protein produces MSPVRFARRLGLGAFIATALAASAMAQDAYTTAGVNMRSGPGTGYPVVMGLPEGAGVDIVGDCAGPWCNIEAEGARGWVASAYLDRTGAEPPGASPRVYVQPRPPIYVQPAPPVYNEPAPIFTPPVYGRPPVYGGPDYDRPRWRRPPPDMGGNPPDWRRPRPPGEPPRINPPQPPVGQPRPNPPAVQPPPGGYPPNPAMIGRGYPRGGTGPCAAVPAGIPCQ; encoded by the coding sequence GTGAGTCCCGTACGTTTCGCCCGCCGCCTCGGATTGGGCGCCTTCATCGCCACAGCGCTCGCCGCGTCGGCCATGGCGCAGGACGCCTACACGACCGCCGGCGTGAACATGCGCTCCGGGCCGGGGACCGGCTATCCCGTCGTCATGGGCCTGCCGGAAGGCGCGGGCGTCGACATCGTCGGCGATTGCGCCGGCCCCTGGTGCAATATCGAGGCGGAGGGCGCGCGCGGCTGGGTGGCGAGCGCCTATCTCGACCGCACAGGCGCGGAGCCGCCGGGCGCGAGCCCGCGCGTCTATGTGCAGCCGCGGCCGCCGATCTATGTTCAGCCCGCGCCGCCTGTTTACAACGAGCCGGCGCCGATCTTCACGCCGCCGGTCTATGGCCGTCCGCCCGTCTATGGCGGCCCTGATTACGACCGGCCGCGCTGGCGCCGCCCGCCTCCCGACATGGGCGGCAACCCGCCGGACTGGCGCCGTCCGCGCCCGCCGGGCGAGCCGCCGCGCATCAACCCGCCGCAGCCGCCCGTCGGCCAGCCCCGGCCCAATCCGCCGGCCGTTCAGCCGCCGCCCGGCGGCTATCCCCCTAACCCGGCGATGATCGGCCGCGGCTATCCCCGCGGCGGCACGGGACCCTGCGCGGCCGTGCCCGCGGGCATTCCCTGCCAGTAG
- a CDS encoding HigA family addiction module antitoxin, protein MKSPPHPGRGLKDDLDGLGLSVAEAAAGLGVTRQHLHNVVSGRSAITPDTALRLEKGIGASAEHWLRLLLACELAHARDAVKGMKVKSLVGRAS, encoded by the coding sequence ATGAAGAGTCCTCCCCACCCCGGCCGTGGCCTCAAGGACGATCTCGACGGGCTTGGGCTCAGCGTGGCCGAAGCGGCGGCAGGACTTGGAGTTACGCGTCAGCATCTCCACAATGTCGTCAGCGGCCGCAGCGCGATCACACCTGATACGGCTCTTCGACTGGAAAAGGGGATCGGGGCAAGCGCCGAACATTGGTTGCGCTTGCTGCTTGCCTGTGAACTGGCTCATGCGCGGGACGCAGTGAAAGGGATGAAGGTGAAGAGCTTGGTCGGGAGAGCCTCTTGA
- a CDS encoding HlyU family transcriptional regulator yields MSFLKSLFSKLSGGGAAEEKGDPSSAKVAKEIEHEGFIIRATPYKEAGQFQLCGVIAKEVAGEMKEHRFIRAERFPSLDDAVEMTLSKGRQIVDQNGERVFK; encoded by the coding sequence ATGTCGTTCCTGAAATCCCTGTTCTCGAAACTTTCCGGCGGCGGCGCGGCTGAGGAGAAGGGCGATCCTTCTTCCGCCAAGGTGGCGAAGGAGATCGAGCATGAGGGCTTCATCATCCGCGCCACGCCCTACAAGGAGGCGGGGCAGTTTCAGCTTTGCGGCGTGATCGCGAAGGAGGTTGCGGGCGAGATGAAGGAGCATCGCTTCATCCGCGCCGAGCGCTTTCCCTCGCTCGACGACGCGGTGGAGATGACGCTCTCCAAGGGCCGCCAGATCGTCGACCAGAATGGCGAGCGCGTGTTCAAGTGA